Proteins from a genomic interval of Cyclopterus lumpus isolate fCycLum1 chromosome 18, fCycLum1.pri, whole genome shotgun sequence:
- the usp12b gene encoding ubiquitin carboxyl-terminal hydrolase 12 — translation MEILMTVRKIASICTMGANASALEKEIGPEQFPVNEHYFGLVNFGNTCYCNSVLQALYFCRPFREKVLAYKVQPRRKESLLTCLSDLFNSIATQKKKVGVIPPKKFISRLRKENELFDNYMQQDAHEFLNYLLNTIADLLQEEKSQERQQNGKLVQNGGGGGTGGGGSEGGGGGGEGEGVKETQQTWVHEIFQGTLTNETRCLNCEAVSSKDEDFLDLSVDVEQNTSITHCLRGFSNTETLCSEYKYYCEQCRSKQEAQKRMRVKKLPMILALHLKRFKYMDQLHRYTKLSYRVVFPLELRLFNTSGDATNPDRMYDLVAVVVHCGSGPNRGHYITIVKSHGFWLLFDDDIVEKIDAQAIEEFYGLTSDISKNSESGYILFYQSRD, via the exons ATGGAAATACTGATGACAGTCCGAAAGATCGCCTCGATTTGTACGATG GGCGCCAATGCCTCCGCCTTGGAAAAGGAGATCGGACCGGAACAGTTCCCCGTCAACGAGCACTACTTTGGATTGGTCAAC TTTGGAAACACCTGCTACTGCAACTCGGTGCTGCAGGCGCTGTACTTCTGCCGGCCGTTCAGGGAGAAGGTGCTGGCCTACAAG GTGCAGCCGCGTCGCAAGGagtccctcctcacctgtctgtccgaCCTGTTCAACAGCATCGCCACGCAGAAGAAGAAAGTCGGAGTCATCCCGCCCAAGAAGTTCATCTCGCGgctgagaaaagaaaacg agctgtttGACAACTACATGCAGCAGGACGCCCACGAATTCCTCAACTACCTCCTCAACACCATCGCCGACCTCCTCCAGGAGGAGAAGAGCCAGGAGCGACAGCAGAATGGAAAGCTGGTGcagaatggaggaggaggagggacgggaggaggaggaagtgagggaggaggaggaggaggagagggggaaggagtaAAGGAGACGCAACAGACTTGGGTCCATGAGATCTTTCAAGGAACACTAACCAACGAGACGCGCTGCCTCAACTGCGAAGCT GTGAGCAGTAAAGACGAGGACTTCCTGGACCTCTCGGTGGACGTGGAGCAGAACACCTCCATCACGCACTGCCTCAG ggGCTTCAGCAACACAGAGACGCTATGCAGTGaatacaaatactactgtgaGCAGTGTCGCAGCAAACAGGAAGCCCAGAAGAG gatgAGGGTGAAGAAGCTGCCCATGATCCTCGCCCTCCACCTGAAGCGCTTCAAGTACATGGACCAGCTGCACCGCTACACCAAGCTGTCCTACCGCGTCGTCTTCCCCCTGGAGCTCCGCCTCTTCAACACGTCCGGCGACGCCACCAACCCCGACCGAATGTACGACCTGGTGGCCGTCGTGGTGCACTGCGGCAG CGGACCGAACCGCGGACATTACATCACCATCGTCAAGAGCCACGGCTTCTGGCTGCTGTTTGACGACGACATCGTGGAG AAGATCGACGCGCAGGCGATCGAGGAGTTCTACGGCCTGACGTCGGACATCTCCAAGAACTCTGAGTCGGGGTACATCCTGTTCTACCAGTCCAGGGACTGA
- the rasl11a gene encoding ras-like protein family member 11A-like encodes MRLSGDPAPATMSSTGGGSGNFLLVPIPEYPPLDCVPNKTVKIVVLGASNVGKTALIVRFLTKRFIGDYEANTGALYSRKVTLDGEEVSLQIQDTPCVALQDDADGLYCQEQINRSIYWADGYVLVFSITDHSSYRTIQPLYQHVRRIHPSGNIPVILVGNKSDLLRARQVPADEGETLAASLGGVYFEASARENHEGVHATFLHLCQEVIRALGGANGEKRRGGLHLARPKSPNMQELKRRFRQVLSSKGKSSTSL; translated from the exons ATGCGGCTGTCTGGAGACCCTGCACCGGCGACCATGAGCAGCACCGGCGGCGGCTCCGGAAACTTTCTGCTGGTCCCCATCCCGGAGTATCCCCCGCTGGACTGCGTGCCCAACAAGACCGTGAAGATCGTGGTGCTCGGGGCGAGCAACGTCGGCAAAACCG ctctgATCGTCAGGTTTCTGACCAAGAGGTTCATCGGGGACTATGAAGCAAACACAG GAGCGCTCTACTCCAGAAAGGTCACACTGGATGGAGAGGAAGTGTCGCTTCAGATCCAGGATACTCCCTGTGTCGCTCtccag gACGACGCTGACGGCCTGTACTGCCAGGAGCAGATCAACAG GTCGATCTACTGGGCGGACGGCTACGTGCTGGTTTTCTCCATCACGGACCACAGCAGCTACCGCACCATCCAGCCGCTGTACCAGCACGTCCGACGCATCCACCCCTCTGGGAACATACCGGTCATACTG GTCGGAAACAAGAGCGACCTGCTGAGAGCCAGACAGGTGCCGGCAGACGAAGGCGAGACGTTAGCAGCTTCGCTGG GGGGAGTTTACTTCGAGGCCTCGGCCCGGGAGAACCACGAGGGAGTCCACGccaccttcctccacctctgtcAGGAG GTGATCCGGGCGCTGGGAGGAGCCAACGGGGAGAAGCGAAGAGGAGGCCTCCACCTGGCCCGACCCAAATCCCCCAACATGCAGGAGCTGaagaggaggttcagacaggtCCTCTCCTCCAAAGGGAAGTCGTCCACGAGTCTCTGA